A genomic window from Archocentrus centrarchus isolate MPI-CPG fArcCen1 chromosome 2, fArcCen1, whole genome shotgun sequence includes:
- the LOC115792309 gene encoding retinol dehydrogenase 16-like: MTCYEFLCPSSHVLVPCGLPRVSDKNNRYVYITGCDSGFGNLLAQHLDKQGFRVIASCFTERGEEDLKKSCSSNLITTHLDVRSQDSIAKVEEMVIDVRRQRGDHAPLYINRVCVERVVFFKLLGTHISEDLTWTGNTAALVKKAQQRLHFLRVLWRNHLEEKLQVSFYRTTIEPVLMYYVSVWFAACSVADRRALHRVTRTAEKIIPCPAWRTLPALDTLAEQRKSWQTTLTLVNNCSTCCHQRRDSGLWAVVNNAGVSIPSAQCDWLTLDDYKSMLDVNLNGVIPSRGRVVNVASVFGRISAIGGPYTVSKFGVEAFSDSIRINMAPFGVKVLCIEPGFFKTQMTSSEVVCNNIKMVWEKLPQEVRADYGSEYLQKALALLTDKIAKLGDADLMKVAATAAVRPRTHYSPGWDAKLFRLPLSYMPNCVSDYILQMEAIPIAKQIE; the protein is encoded by the exons ATGACTTGTTATG AGTTCCTCTGTCCTTCCAGTCATGTACTTGTACCTTGTGGGCTCCCCAGGGTTTCTGACAAGAACAACAGGTATGTTTACATCACAGGATGTGATAGCGGCTTCGGGAACCTTTTGGCCCAGCATCTGGACAAGCAGGGGTTCCGAGTGATTGCCTCATGTTTCactgagagaggagaggaggatctGAAGAAGTCCTGCTCCAGCAACCTGATCACAACTCACTTGGATGTTAGATCTCAAGACAGCATTGCCAAAGTTGAAGAAATGGTCATTGACGTcaggaggcagagaggagaCCATGCTCCACTTTACATCAATAGAGTATGTGTAGAGAGAGTAGTCTTCTTTAAGCTCCTCGGGACCCACATTTCTGAGGACCTCACCTGGACTGGGAACACAGCAGCACTGGtaaaaaaggcccagcagagactCCACTTCCTGCGTGTCCTGTGGAGGAACCACCTGGAGGAAAAGCTGCAGGTGTCCTTCTACCGAACAACCATAGAGCCAGTCCTGATGTATTATGTGTCTGTCTGGTTTGCTGCCTGCTCTGTTGCAGACAGGAGGGCTCTGCACAGGGTCACCAGGACTGCTGAAAAGATCATCCCCTGCCCCGCCTGGAGAACATTACCAGCTCTCGATACATTAGCAGAGCAAAGAAAATCTTGGcagaccactctcaccctggttAACAACTGTTCAACCTGCTGCCATCAGAGAAGAGACTCAG GCCTATGGGCTGTAGTGAACAATGCAGGCGTCTCCATTCCCTCTGCCCAATGTGACTGGCTGACTCTCGACGATTACAAATCCATGCTGGATGTGAACCTGAATGGGGTGATTCCTTCCAGGGGAAGGGTGGTGAATGTAGCCAGTGTGTTTGGGAGGATCAGTGCTATTGGTGGCCCATATACTGTCTCAAAGTTTGGTGTTGAAGCATTCAGTGACAGCATAAG GATAAATATGGCACCTTTTGGTGTCAAGGTCCTCTGCATTGAGCCAGGATTCTTCAAGACACAGATGACCAGCAGTGAAGTTGTGTGCAATAATATTAAAATGGTGTGGGAGAAACTTCCACAGGAGGTCCGAGCTGACTATGGAAGTGAATATCTACAGAAAG CATTAGCCTTGCTAACAGACAAAATTGCCAAGCTGGGTGATGCAGACCTGATGAAGGTGGCAGCCACGGCTGCTGTCCGGCCTCGTACTCATTACTCGCCAGGTTGGGACGCCAAGCTTTTCCGGCTGCCACTGTCCTACATGCCCAACTGTGTCAGTGATTACATCCTGCAGATGGAAGCCATTCCTATCGCCAAGCAGATTGAATAA
- the LOC115792614 gene encoding retinol dehydrogenase 7-like, with translation MYLYLLGLVVLYYLYRWVRELPRVSDKNNRYVYITGCDSGFGNLLAQHLDKQGFRVIASCFTERGEEELKKSCSSNLITTHLNVRSQDSIAKVAAMIRDTVGARGLWAVVNNAGVSVPSAPCDWLTLDDYKSMLDVNLNGVIGVTLSVLPLIKKARGRVVNVASVFGRISASGGPYTVSKFGVEAFNDSLRINMAPFGVKVLCIEPGFFKTNVTNSEILGKNVKMVWEKLPQEVRDDYGNEYLQKALAVVSDKVPKMSDADLMKVVHCMEHAVAAVRPRTRYSPGWDAKLFWLPLSYMPTCVSDYILQMEAIPIAKQIE, from the exons ATGTACTTGTACCTTCTGGGCCTGGTGGTTCTCTACTACCTGTACCGCTGGGTCAGAGAGCTCCCCAGGGTCTCTGACAAGAACAACAGGTATGTTTACATCACAGGATGTGACAGCGGCTTCGGGAACCTTCTGGCCCAGCATCTGGACAAGCAGGGGTTCCGAGTGATTGCCTCATGTTTCAccgagagaggagaggaggagctgaagaagtCCTGCTCCAGCAACCTGATCACAACTCACTTGAATGTTAGATCTCAGGACAGCATTGCCAAAGTTGCAGCAATGATTAGGGATACAGTGGGGGCACGTG GCCTATGGGCTGTAGTGAACAATGCAGGCGTCTCCGTTCCCTCTGccccatgtgactggctgactCTCGATGATTACAAATCCATGCTGGATGTGAACCTGAATGGGGTGATTGGTGTGACCCTGAGCGTCCTACCACTCATAAAAAAGGCCAGGGGAAGGGTGGTGAATGTAGCCAGTGTGTTTGGGAGGATCAGTGCTTCTGGGGGCCCATATACTGTCTCAAAGTTTGGTGTTGAAGCATTCAATGACAGCCTAAG GATAAATATGGCACCTTTTGGTGTCAAGGTCCTCTGCATTGAGCCAGGATTCTTCAAAACAAATGTGACCAACTCTGAAATCCTGggcaaaaatgttaaaatggtgTGGGAGAAACTTCCACAGGAGGTTCGAGATGACTATGGAAATGAATATCTACAGAAGG cATTAGCAGTGGTATCAGACAAAGTTCCCAAGATGAGTGATGCAGACCTGATGAAGGTGGTCCACTGCATGGAACATGCCGTGGCTGCTGTCCGGCCTCGTACTCGTTACTCGCCTGGATGGGACGCCAAGCTTTTTTGGCTGCCACTGTCCTACATGCCCACCTGTGTCAGTGATTACATCCTGCAGATGGAAGCCATTCCTATCGCCAAGCAGATCGAATAA